The following are from one region of the Capsicum annuum cultivar UCD-10X-F1 chromosome 1, UCD10Xv1.1, whole genome shotgun sequence genome:
- the LOC107858206 gene encoding mannan endo-1,4-beta-mannosidase 5-like — MADFSRAISLFFALLCLLLLAIITEARNIENYNNKVGFVRTRGAHFVLDGSPFLFNGFNSYWLMHVAADPTQRYKVSEVFKEASAASLSVCRTWAFSDGGDAPLQISPGVYDERALQGLDFVISEARKYGIRLILSFVNNYKDFGGRSQYAQWAKSAGIQNINSEDDFYTHPVLKDYYKNHIRKIVTRVNTMNGIAYRDDSTIMAWELMNEPRCNVDYSGKTVHGWVQEMAIFVKSLDKKHLLEIGMEGFYGDSMPEKKQTNPGFQVGTDFISSHLIREIDFATIHAYTDQWLPGQSDDAQAAFMQRWMTSHWQDSRTILNKPLVLAEFGKSSKDPGYNQNARETFMSLVYRNVYNFAKAGGTMGGSLVWQLMAQGMDNFDDGYSIILAQDPSTAGLISGQSHAMTTLAHLVNSPNLGQLHGHHPLGVGHHPQGVGHHPLGMGHHHFG, encoded by the exons ATGGCTGATTTTAGTAGAGCAATTAGCTTATTCTTTGCCTTGCTCTGCCTCCTCCTCCTAGCTATAATCACAGAAGCTAGGAATatagaaaattataataataaagtaGGATTTGTTAGAACAAGAGGTGCCCATTTTGTACTAGATGGATCACCATTTCTGTTCAATGGTTTCAACTCTTATTGGCTGATGCATGTTGCTGCTGATCCAACTCAGAGGTACAAAGTATCTGAGGTTTTCAAGGAAGCCTCTGCTGCTAGCCTCTCAGTATGCAGGACTTGGGCTTTCAGCGATGGCGGTGATGCACCATTGCAAATTTCTCCTGGAGTTTATGATGAACGTGCTTTACAG GGATTGGATTTTGTGATCTCAGAAGCAAGAAAGTATGGGATACGCTTAATATTGAGCTTTGTAAACAACTACAAAGATTTTGGAGGGAGAAGTCAATATGCTCAATGGGCGAAAAGTGCAGGAATTCAGAATATTAACAGTGAAGATGATTTTTATACTCATCCAGTTCTTAAAGATTATTACAAGAACCATATTAGGAAAATCGTGACAAGGGTCAATACCATGAATGGAATAGCATACAGAGATGACTCGACAATAATGGCATGGGAACTTATGAATGAGCCTCGCTGCAATGTTGATTATTCTGGAAAAACAGTTCAT GGATGGGTTCAAGAGATGGCAATTTTTGTGAAATCTCTAGACAAAAAGCACTTGTTGGAGATAGGAATGGAAGGATTTTATGGCGATTCAATGCCTGAAAAGAAGCAAACTAATCCTGGTTTCCAAGTTGGAACAGATTTTATCAGTAGCCATCTTattagggagattgattttgctACCATACATGCATACACTGACCAATG GTTGCCTGGACAAAGTGATGATGCACAAGCAGCATTCATGCAAAGATGGATGACAAGTCATTGGCAAGATTCAAGAACCATATTAAATAAACCATTGGTACTTGCTGAATTTGGAAAGTCAAGCAAAGATCCAGGATATAATCAAAATGCAAGAGAGACATTCATGAGTTTAGTTTATAGAAATGTGTATAATTTTGCCAAAGCAGGAGGGACCATGGGAGGTAGCTTAGTGTGGCAACTAATGGCACAAGGCATGGACAATTTTGATGATGGTTACTCAATTATCTTGGCACAAGATCCATCAACTGCAGGGCTAATCTCAGGCCAATCTCATGCCATGACAACTTTGGCTCATTTGGTTAATAGCCCTAATTTGGGTCAGTTACATGGACATCATCCACTAGGTGTTGGACATCATCCACAAGGTGTAGGACATCATCCATTAGGAATGGGACATCATCATTTTGGTTGA